In Equus caballus isolate H_3958 breed thoroughbred chromosome 7, TB-T2T, whole genome shotgun sequence, one DNA window encodes the following:
- the OR5P1 gene encoding olfactory receptor family 5 subfamily P member 1: protein MVGNHTSVTEFIILGLTKDPTLCAIFFVIFLGIYVVTLAGNISIITLIRSCSQLHTPMYLFLSHLAFVDIGFSTSITPLMLVGFLGHGIALPFAGCEAQLCFGVTFGTAECFLLAAMAYDRYVAIYSPLFYSTRMSPRICILFVGASYLGGCVNAWTFTSCLLSLSFCGPNQIDHFFCDFSPLLKLACSDISIIQIIPSISSGSIIVVTVFVIALSYVCILITILKMRSTEGRHKAFSTCTSHLTAVTLYYGTITFIYVMPKSGYSTDQNKVVSLFYTVVIPMLNPLIYSLRNRDVKEALRKTIVGIYS, encoded by the coding sequence ATGGTGGGAAACCACACCAGCGTGACAGAGTTCATCATTTTGGGGTTAACAAAGGACCCTACACTTTGTGCCATCTTCTTTGTGATATTTCTAGGAATCTACGTTGTCACCTTAGCAGGCAATATCAGCATAATTACTTTAATAAGAAGTTGTTCTCAGCTTCACACTCCCATGTACCTCTTCCTAAGCCATTTGGCTTTTGTGGACATCGGGTTTTCCACATCAATCACACCTCTAATGCTTGTAGGATTCCTTGGACATGGAATAGCCCTCCCTTTCGCTGGCTGTGAAGCCCAGCTCTGTTTTGGGGTCACATTTGGGACGGCCGAGTGCTTCTTActggctgccatggcctatgatcgctatgtggccatctaCTCTCCCCTTTTCTACTCCACCCGCATGTCCCCCAGAATTTGCATTCTCTTTGTAGGTGCCTCCTATCTGGGTGGGTGTGTGAATGCTTGGACATTTACTAGCTGTCTTTTGAGCCTGTCTTTCTGTGGACCAAATCAAATAGATCACTTTTTCTGTGATTTCTCCCCTTTGTTGAAACTTGCCTGCTCGGATATCTCCATTATTCAAATTATCCCTTCTATTTCTTCTGGCTCCATCATTGTGGTTACAGTGTTTGTCATAGCTCTCTCTTATGTCTGCATCCTCATCACCATCCTGAAGATGCGCTCCACTGAAGGAAGACAcaaggccttctccacctgcaCGTCCCACCTCACTGCAGTTACTCTCTACTATGGAACTATCACCTTCATTTATGTCATGCCCAAGTCCGGCTACTCAACTGACCAGAACAAGGTGGTGTCTCTGTTCTACACAGTGGTGATCCCCATGTTGAACCCCCtcatctacagtctgaggaacagagatGTAAAGGAGGCTCTGAGAAAGACAATTGTCGGAATATATTCTTAG